The Streptomyces luteogriseus genome includes a window with the following:
- a CDS encoding MarR family winged helix-turn-helix transcriptional regulator, translating into MSERPEQRKDPVDVIIDQWATVRPDLDTRAMEVFGRVNRLSHAIGERVGQAYAKFGISRGEFDVLATLRRSGEPYTLSPRQLSATLMLTTGGMTGRLDKLERAGLLRRSPDPHDRRGLHVTLTGEGRALVDEAVGAGLAVQTEALSALGAQRAGQLADLLRDLLAGTDRS; encoded by the coding sequence ATGAGCGAACGCCCGGAGCAGCGCAAGGACCCCGTCGACGTGATCATCGACCAGTGGGCGACGGTCCGGCCCGACCTCGACACCCGCGCCATGGAGGTCTTCGGCCGGGTCAACCGCCTCTCACACGCGATCGGCGAGCGGGTGGGACAGGCATACGCGAAGTTCGGGATCTCCCGCGGGGAGTTCGACGTCCTGGCGACCCTGCGCCGCTCCGGCGAGCCCTACACGCTCTCGCCCCGGCAGCTCTCCGCGACGCTGATGCTCACCACCGGCGGCATGACGGGGCGCCTGGACAAGCTGGAGCGGGCGGGCCTGCTGCGCCGCTCCCCCGATCCGCACGACCGGCGCGGGCTGCACGTCACGCTCACCGGCGAGGGCCGCGCCCTGGTCGACGAGGCGGTCGGTGCGGGACTGGCGGTACAGACGGAGGCACTGTCCGCCCTGGGCGCGCAGCGGGCCGGGCAGCTCGCCGATCTGCTGCGGGACCTGCTGGCGGGGACGGACAGGTCCTGA
- a CDS encoding NUDIX hydrolase, which yields MRQKLRVAAYAICVRDGQILLARSPARDGTPEWVLPGGGMEHGEDPYDTVRREVEEETGYRIEVTGLLGVDSAHRVFRNGFGPPVDHHGVRFVYEARIVGGELRNEVNGSTDLAAWHDLDAVPGLVRISMVDIALRMWRERPATGRLADALE from the coding sequence GTGCGACAGAAGTTGAGGGTGGCGGCCTACGCCATATGCGTCCGGGACGGACAGATCCTCCTCGCCCGCTCGCCCGCCCGGGACGGCACGCCCGAGTGGGTGCTGCCGGGCGGCGGCATGGAGCACGGCGAGGATCCCTACGACACGGTCCGGCGGGAGGTGGAGGAGGAGACCGGGTACCGCATCGAGGTGACCGGGCTGCTCGGCGTGGACTCCGCCCACCGCGTCTTCCGCAACGGCTTCGGGCCCCCCGTCGACCATCACGGCGTCCGGTTCGTCTACGAGGCCCGGATCGTCGGCGGCGAACTCCGCAACGAGGTGAACGGCTCCACGGACCTCGCCGCCTGGCACGACCTGGACGCGGTCCCCGGGCTGGTGCGGATCTCGATGGTCGACATCGCGCTGCGGATGTGGCGCGAACGCCCGGCCACCGGACGGCTGGCCGACGCCCTGGAGTAG
- the pepN gene encoding aminopeptidase N produces MPGTNLTREEAQRRAQLLAVESYEIELDLSGAQEGGTYRSVTTVRFDVTAENGVESFIDLVAPAVHEVTLNGDSLDPAEVFADSRIALPGLLQGRNILRVVADCAYTNTGEGLHRFVDPVDDQAYLYTQFEVPDARRVFASFEQPDLKATFQFTVRAPEGWTVISNSPTPEPQDNVWVFEPTPRISTYITALIVGPYHSVHSVYEKDGRSVPLGIYCRPSLAEYLDSDAIFEVTRQGFDWFQEKFDYAYPFEKYDQLFVPEFNAGAMENAGAVTIRDQYVFRSKVTDAAYETRAETILHELAHMWFGDLVTMEWWNDLWLNESFATYTSIACQAAHPESRWPQSWTTFANSMKTWAYRQDQLPSTHPIMAEINDLDDVLVNFDGITYAKGASVLKQLVAYVGEDEFFSGVQAYFKAHAYGNTRLSDLLGALEETSGRDLKSWSKAWLETAGINVLRPEIETDSDGVVTSFAIRQEAPALPAGAKGEPTLRPHRIAVGLYDLDEASGKLVRRERVELDVDGELTAVPQLVGQHRPAVILLNDDDLSYAKVRLDEQSLAFVTEHLGDFESSLPRALCWASAWDMTRDAELAARDYLSLVLSGIGKESDIGVVQSLQRQVKLAIDLYADPAARETLLARWTDATLAHLRAAAPGSDHQLAWARAFAATARTPEQLDLLDALLDGSQTIEGLAVDTELRWAFVQRLAAVGRFDEAEIAGEYERDRTAAGERHATMARAARPTAEAKAEAWESVVDSDKLPNAVQEAVIGGFVQTDQREVLAPYAERYFEVVKDIWESRSHEMAQQIAVGLYPTVQVSQETLDRTDAWLTSAEPTAALRRLVSESRAGVERALRAQRADAAASGE; encoded by the coding sequence GTGCCTGGCACAAACCTGACCCGCGAAGAGGCGCAGCGGCGGGCGCAGCTGCTCGCCGTCGAGTCGTACGAGATCGAACTCGATCTCTCGGGCGCGCAGGAGGGCGGCACCTACCGGTCCGTGACCACGGTGCGCTTCGACGTGACGGCCGAGAACGGCGTGGAGTCGTTCATCGACCTGGTGGCGCCGGCGGTGCACGAGGTGACCCTGAACGGGGACTCCCTCGACCCGGCCGAGGTCTTCGCGGACTCCCGGATCGCCCTGCCCGGCCTGCTCCAGGGCCGCAACATCCTCCGGGTCGTCGCCGACTGCGCGTACACCAACACCGGCGAGGGCCTGCACCGGTTCGTCGACCCGGTCGACGACCAGGCCTACCTCTACACCCAGTTCGAGGTCCCGGACGCCCGCCGGGTGTTCGCGAGCTTCGAGCAGCCGGACCTCAAGGCGACCTTCCAGTTCACCGTGCGGGCGCCCGAGGGCTGGACGGTCATCTCCAACTCCCCCACTCCGGAACCCCAGGACAACGTCTGGGTCTTCGAGCCGACGCCGCGTATCTCCACGTACATCACGGCGCTGATCGTCGGCCCGTACCACTCGGTGCACAGCGTGTACGAGAAGGACGGCCGGTCCGTGCCGCTCGGCATCTACTGCCGGCCCTCCCTGGCCGAATACCTCGACTCGGACGCCATCTTCGAGGTGACCCGGCAGGGCTTCGACTGGTTCCAGGAGAAGTTCGACTACGCGTACCCGTTCGAGAAGTACGACCAGCTGTTCGTGCCGGAGTTCAACGCGGGCGCGATGGAGAACGCGGGCGCGGTGACCATCCGTGACCAGTACGTGTTCCGCTCGAAGGTGACGGACGCGGCGTACGAGACGCGCGCGGAGACCATCCTGCACGAGCTGGCCCACATGTGGTTCGGCGACCTCGTGACCATGGAGTGGTGGAACGACCTGTGGCTGAACGAGTCGTTCGCCACATACACCTCGATCGCCTGCCAGGCGGCGCACCCCGAGTCGCGGTGGCCGCAGTCCTGGACCACGTTCGCCAACTCCATGAAGACGTGGGCGTACCGGCAGGACCAGCTGCCGTCGACGCACCCGATCATGGCCGAGATCAACGACCTGGACGACGTGCTCGTCAACTTCGACGGCATCACGTACGCGAAGGGGGCTTCCGTACTGAAGCAGCTCGTCGCGTACGTCGGCGAGGACGAGTTCTTCAGCGGCGTGCAGGCGTACTTCAAGGCGCACGCGTACGGCAACACGCGTCTGTCCGATCTGCTGGGCGCCCTGGAAGAGACCTCGGGGCGTGATCTGAAGTCGTGGTCGAAGGCCTGGCTGGAGACGGCCGGCATCAACGTGCTGCGCCCGGAGATCGAGACGGACTCCGACGGCGTCGTCACGTCCTTCGCCATCCGCCAGGAGGCCCCGGCGCTGCCGGCCGGCGCCAAGGGTGAGCCGACGCTGCGCCCGCACCGGATCGCCGTCGGCCTGTACGACCTCGACGAGGCGAGCGGCAAGCTGGTCCGCCGGGAGCGCGTCGAGCTGGACGTGGACGGCGAGCTGACGGCCGTACCGCAGCTGGTCGGTCAGCACCGCCCGGCCGTGATCCTGCTCAACGACGACGACCTGTCGTACGCGAAGGTCCGCCTGGACGAGCAGTCGCTGGCGTTCGTCACGGAGCACCTCGGCGACTTCGAGTCCTCCCTGCCGCGCGCCCTGTGCTGGGCGTCGGCCTGGGACATGACGCGCGACGCCGAGCTGGCGGCCCGCGACTACCTGTCGCTGGTGCTGTCCGGCATCGGCAAGGAGTCGGACATCGGTGTGGTGCAGTCGCTCCAGCGGCAGGTGAAGCTGGCGATCGACCTGTACGCCGACCCGGCCGCCCGCGAGACCCTGCTGGCCCGCTGGACCGACGCGACGCTGGCGCACCTGCGGGCGGCGGCGCCGGGCAGCGACCACCAGCTGGCGTGGGCGAGGGCGTTCGCGGCTACGGCCCGCACGCCGGAGCAGCTCGATCTGCTGGACGCGCTGCTGGACGGTTCGCAGACGATCGAGGGCCTGGCCGTCGACACGGAGCTGCGGTGGGCGTTCGTGCAGCGGCTCGCGGCGGTCGGCCGGTTCGACGAGGCGGAGATCGCGGGCGAGTACGAGCGGGACCGCACGGCCGCGGGTGAGCGTCACGCGACCATGGCCCGGGCGGCCCGTCCGACGGCGGAGGCCAAGGCGGAGGCGTGGGAGTCGGTCGTCGACTCCGACAAGCTGCCGAACGCCGTGCAGGAGGCGGTCATCGGCGGCTTCGTCCAGACCGACCAGCGCGAGGTGCTCGCCCCGTACGCGGAGCGGTACTTCGAGGTGGTCAAGGACATCTGGGAGTCCCGCTCCCACGAGATGGCCCAGCAGATCGCCGTCGGCCTCTACCCGACCGTGCAGGTCTCCCAGGAGACCCTGGACCGTACGGACGCCTGGCTGACCTCCGCCGAGCCGACCGCGGCTCTGCGGCGCCTGGTCTCGGAGTCCCGCGCGGGCGTGGAGCGCGCCCTGCGGGCCCAGCGGGCGGACGCGGCGGCCTCCGGGGAGTAG
- a CDS encoding DUF1203 domain-containing protein has protein sequence MTTTTYAARPIAPRALKELRTTDDAGRPTDGFTDTEGGSPLRCCLRHSEPGERLALVSYAPLRRWASETGATPGAYDEQGPVFIHADECAGPAGDALPFTGSHRTVRRYSAEGRILGGRLVEEPGAFRQALLEAFDDPAVALVHVRAVEYGCFLYEVRRAEGGGD, from the coding sequence ATGACGACGACCACGTACGCCGCACGCCCCATCGCCCCGCGGGCCCTGAAGGAACTGCGCACGACGGACGACGCGGGGCGGCCGACCGACGGCTTCACCGACACCGAGGGCGGCAGCCCACTGCGCTGCTGCCTGCGTCACAGCGAGCCGGGGGAACGTCTCGCACTGGTGTCCTACGCCCCGCTCCGCCGCTGGGCCTCGGAAACGGGCGCCACCCCCGGTGCCTACGACGAACAGGGCCCGGTCTTCATCCACGCCGACGAGTGCGCGGGCCCGGCCGGTGACGCCCTCCCCTTCACCGGCTCCCACCGCACGGTCCGCCGCTACTCGGCCGAGGGACGGATCCTGGGCGGCCGGCTGGTCGAGGAACCGGGTGCGTTCCGGCAGGCCCTCCTGGAAGCGTTCGACGACCCGGCCGTGGCACTGGTCCACGTCCGGGCCGTCGAGTACGGCTGCTTCCTCTACGAGGTGCGCAGGGCTGAGGGGGGCGGGGACTAG
- a CDS encoding sigma-70 family RNA polymerase sigma factor — MLRGRPRRGREAHAAAGGDPAGEADPLDAAQERRVRAVLALGGVPQADLPDGVQQVRLRLLERAAGGREAPRDVSAWAAVVASNLAMDWHRAKRRQERLGERLAALRQPAEHPSGEDSSVLSVAVAQGLDELPDAQRQVVVLRFYADLPVRSIAEQLGVPEGTVKSRLHTAVRALRARLHEDEVV, encoded by the coding sequence CTGTTGCGCGGAAGGCCACGGCGCGGCCGGGAGGCGCACGCGGCGGCCGGCGGCGACCCGGCGGGCGAGGCCGATCCGCTGGACGCGGCACAGGAACGCCGGGTGCGGGCGGTGCTCGCGCTCGGCGGGGTGCCGCAGGCGGACCTGCCGGACGGGGTGCAGCAGGTCCGCCTGCGGCTGCTGGAGCGGGCCGCCGGCGGCCGGGAGGCGCCGCGGGACGTCTCGGCGTGGGCGGCGGTCGTCGCCTCCAACCTCGCCATGGACTGGCACCGGGCCAAGCGCCGCCAGGAGCGGCTCGGGGAGCGGCTGGCCGCCCTGCGCCAGCCGGCGGAGCACCCCTCCGGCGAGGACAGCAGCGTGCTGTCCGTCGCCGTCGCCCAGGGCCTGGACGAGCTGCCCGACGCCCAGCGGCAGGTCGTCGTCCTGCGCTTCTACGCCGACCTGCCGGTCCGGTCCATCGCCGAGCAGCTGGGCGTCCCGGAGGGCACGGTCAAGAGCCGGCTGCACACGGCGGTACGGGCCCTGCGCGCCCGCCTGCACGAGGACGAGGTGGTGTGA
- a CDS encoding MFS transporter, translated as MRARANARTAADSPSRCQTRPSADSGTPSTGTNATSSRRWYAAVGRHSSIPARPAATWVSPSPRRALLVIAAGLGTVVLLLIPAAGSLTVSAALLAAWGLVYGGVSVSAQSLLSAAAPRAREAGSALFAGVFNTAIAQGAFTGGRTEDGPVAVLAVGGGLTLPAAPGAGTRRPDPAGDPASRERG; from the coding sequence GTGAGGGCCCGGGCGAACGCGCGCACCGCCGCCGACTCCCCCTCCCGGTGCCAGACCAGGCCGAGCGCCGATTCGGGCACCCCCTCCACCGGCACGAACGCCACGTCCTCGCGCCGGTGGTACGCGGCCGTGGGACGGCACAGCAGCATCCCCGCGCGCCCGGCGGCGACCTGGGTCAGCCCCTCCCCCCGCAGGGCGCTGCTGGTCATCGCGGCCGGACTCGGCACGGTGGTGCTGCTGCTGATCCCGGCAGCGGGTTCACTGACGGTCTCCGCGGCCCTGCTCGCCGCGTGGGGCCTGGTCTACGGGGGCGTCTCGGTCTCCGCCCAGAGCCTGCTGTCGGCGGCGGCGCCCCGGGCCCGGGAGGCGGGGTCCGCGCTCTTCGCGGGGGTGTTCAACACGGCCATCGCGCAGGGGGCGTTCACGGGCGGCCGGACGGAGGACGGCCCGGTGGCCGTGCTGGCCGTGGGCGGTGGACTGACCCTGCCGGCCGCGCCGGGTGCGGGAACGCGACGTCCGGATCCCGCCGGTGACCCGGCCTCGCGCGAGCGAGGCTGA
- a CDS encoding S8 family serine peptidase: MTPPTPRDQISGPRRVARIAVAAGLVAALSAAGPIPMAFSADGPGSDAPADPSVKSAHAKLGSDDADLLAEAKADGDKTVTMMIATAPGKTEQVAGQLDAVKGGSVGRSDDKLGYVRATVPTAKADSAIAAAAKLSSVHGIDLREEIPLDDPTPSADTAKGAKAAKGTYPGPGKKTPAENPYNPSFETGAVDFVEDHPKADGRGVTIGILDSGVDLGHPALQKTTTGERKIVDWVTATDPIIDNDNTWRPMVTAVSGPAFTYQGQSFKAPAGSYAVSLFKESYTAAGDAKGDANRDGDTTDVWGVLYDVKTGTVRVDLNNNNDFGDDAPMKPYKDGHQVGYFGTDDPATDIAERQPFVVEIRKDVPMDPLGGSWVGKKSDFVNIGVIESEHGTHVAGITAANGLFGGKMNGAAPGAKLVSSRACTWSGGCTNVALTEGMIDLVTKRGVDIVNMSIGGLPALNDGNNARSELYTRLIDTYGVQLVISAGNSGPGANTIGDPALADKVISVGASVSKETWAANYGSVVEKKYAMMPFSSRGPREDGGFTPTLVAPGAAINTTQTWLPGGPVAEAGYTLPAGYSMLQGTSMASPQATGAAALLVSAAKQKKIDLTPATLRTALTSTADHIKGVQAYEEGAGLMNIPDAWDAIRDDASAHTYTVKAPVDTAIDQFLKTPGFGTGLYDREGGLKAGQKKTYEITLTRTSGADKAIRHELHFENNAGGTFRIVGSDEVKLPLNQPVTVKVQAASKSAGIKSAILEVDDPKTEGIDRQVLSTVVVSTPLKFTTSAKSTVQRNSSHHYFVTVPEGAKTLEVAMSGLKDKSQTRFIAIHPYGVPSDPTSTINCYPNYDNPANTCRPDVRSYADPQAGVWEIEVESRRTSPLLDNPYKLDVAVLGAAFDPETVTVPEAKVGTPAAASWKVTNGFAALDGKLAGGPLGSAKVARPSIKQGETQTTTVEVPAGAKSLDVAIGGVSDNAADLDLAVYDASGTQVGSSADGDSEESVSIPSPAAGKYSIEVVGYSVPAGTTEYDYQDVFFSPSLGSVTVDGSAPVKLGTGDSATVSGSVTAAAAAPEGREFFGQVQLVNARGTVAGVGSVKIDKVLP, from the coding sequence ATGACCCCTCCCACCCCGCGCGATCAGATATCGGGCCCGAGACGTGTGGCCCGCATCGCCGTGGCCGCCGGTCTCGTGGCCGCGCTCTCCGCGGCCGGGCCGATCCCGATGGCCTTCTCCGCCGACGGGCCGGGTTCGGACGCCCCGGCCGACCCGAGCGTCAAGTCCGCGCACGCCAAGCTCGGTTCGGACGACGCGGACCTGCTCGCGGAGGCCAAGGCCGACGGCGACAAGACCGTCACGATGATGATCGCCACCGCGCCCGGGAAGACCGAGCAGGTCGCCGGGCAGCTCGACGCGGTCAAGGGCGGCTCGGTGGGCCGGTCCGACGACAAGCTGGGCTACGTCCGCGCCACCGTCCCGACGGCCAAGGCGGACTCGGCGATCGCCGCCGCCGCGAAGCTCTCCTCCGTGCACGGCATCGACCTGCGCGAGGAGATCCCGCTGGACGACCCGACGCCGAGCGCGGACACCGCGAAGGGCGCGAAGGCCGCCAAGGGCACCTACCCCGGCCCGGGGAAGAAGACCCCGGCGGAGAACCCGTACAACCCGTCCTTCGAGACGGGCGCGGTCGACTTCGTCGAGGACCACCCGAAGGCGGACGGCCGCGGTGTCACCATCGGCATCCTGGACTCCGGCGTGGACCTCGGCCACCCGGCGCTGCAGAAGACGACGACCGGTGAGCGGAAGATCGTCGACTGGGTGACGGCGACCGACCCGATCATCGACAACGACAACACCTGGCGCCCGATGGTCACGGCCGTGTCCGGCCCGGCCTTCACCTACCAGGGCCAGTCGTTCAAGGCGCCGGCGGGCTCGTACGCCGTCAGCCTCTTCAAGGAGTCGTACACCGCCGCCGGCGACGCCAAGGGCGACGCCAACCGCGACGGCGACACCACCGATGTCTGGGGCGTGCTGTACGACGTCAAGACCGGCACGGTCCGGGTCGACCTGAACAACAACAACGACTTCGGCGACGACGCCCCGATGAAGCCGTACAAGGACGGCCACCAGGTCGGGTACTTCGGCACCGACGACCCGGCCACCGACATCGCCGAGCGGCAGCCGTTCGTCGTGGAGATCCGCAAGGACGTCCCGATGGACCCGCTGGGCGGCTCCTGGGTCGGCAAGAAGTCGGACTTCGTGAACATCGGCGTCATCGAGTCCGAGCACGGCACGCACGTCGCCGGCATCACCGCCGCCAACGGCCTGTTCGGCGGGAAGATGAACGGCGCCGCCCCCGGCGCCAAGCTGGTCTCCTCGCGGGCCTGCACCTGGTCCGGCGGTTGCACCAACGTCGCGCTCACCGAGGGCATGATCGACCTCGTCACCAAGCGCGGTGTCGACATCGTCAACATGTCCATCGGCGGCCTGCCTGCGCTGAACGACGGCAACAACGCGCGCAGCGAGCTGTACACGCGCCTCATCGACACCTACGGCGTCCAGCTGGTGATCTCCGCGGGCAACTCCGGCCCCGGCGCCAACACCATCGGCGACCCGGCCCTGGCCGACAAGGTCATCTCGGTCGGCGCGTCCGTCTCCAAGGAGACCTGGGCCGCCAACTACGGCTCGGTCGTGGAGAAGAAGTACGCGATGATGCCGTTCTCCTCGCGCGGCCCGCGTGAGGACGGCGGCTTCACGCCGACCCTGGTCGCTCCGGGTGCGGCGATCAACACCACGCAGACCTGGCTGCCGGGCGGCCCGGTCGCCGAGGCGGGCTACACCCTGCCGGCCGGCTACTCGATGCTCCAGGGCACCTCGATGGCCTCCCCGCAGGCCACGGGCGCCGCGGCGCTGCTGGTGTCGGCCGCCAAGCAGAAGAAGATCGACCTCACGCCGGCGACCCTGCGCACGGCCCTCACCTCGACCGCCGACCACATCAAGGGTGTGCAGGCGTACGAGGAGGGCGCGGGCCTGATGAACATCCCCGACGCCTGGGACGCGATCCGCGACGACGCCAGCGCGCACACCTACACGGTCAAGGCGCCGGTCGACACCGCGATCGACCAGTTCCTGAAGACCCCGGGCTTCGGCACCGGCCTCTACGACCGTGAGGGCGGCCTGAAGGCCGGGCAGAAGAAGACGTACGAGATCACCCTGACCCGTACGTCCGGCGCCGACAAGGCGATCCGGCACGAGCTGCACTTCGAGAACAACGCGGGCGGCACGTTCCGCATCGTCGGCTCCGACGAGGTGAAGCTGCCGCTGAACCAGCCGGTGACCGTCAAGGTCCAGGCCGCGTCGAAGTCCGCCGGCATCAAGAGCGCGATCCTCGAGGTCGACGACCCGAAGACCGAGGGCATCGACCGGCAGGTCCTCAGCACGGTCGTGGTCTCCACGCCGCTGAAGTTCACGACCTCCGCGAAGAGCACGGTGCAGCGCAACAGCTCGCACCACTACTTCGTCACCGTCCCCGAGGGCGCGAAGACCCTCGAGGTCGCGATGAGCGGGCTGAAGGACAAGAGCCAGACGCGGTTCATCGCCATCCACCCGTACGGTGTGCCGTCGGACCCGACGTCGACGATCAACTGCTACCCGAACTACGACAACCCGGCCAACACCTGCCGCCCGGACGTGCGTTCCTACGCCGACCCGCAGGCCGGTGTCTGGGAGATCGAGGTCGAGTCGCGCCGTACGTCGCCGCTGCTGGACAACCCGTACAAGCTGGACGTCGCCGTGCTCGGCGCGGCCTTCGACCCGGAGACCGTGACCGTGCCCGAGGCGAAGGTCGGCACCCCGGCCGCCGCCTCCTGGAAGGTGACGAACGGCTTCGCCGCGCTCGACGGCAAGCTGGCCGGCGGCCCGCTCGGCTCCGCCAAGGTGGCCCGCCCCTCGATCAAGCAGGGCGAGACCCAGACCACCACGGTCGAGGTGCCCGCGGGCGCCAAGTCGCTGGACGTCGCCATCGGCGGTGTCTCGGACAACGCCGCGGACCTGGACCTCGCCGTGTACGACGCGTCGGGCACGCAGGTCGGCAGCTCCGCCGACGGCGACTCGGAGGAGTCGGTCTCCATCCCCTCCCCGGCCGCCGGGAAGTACTCGATCGAGGTCGTCGGCTACTCGGTGCCGGCCGGCACCACGGAGTACGACTACCAGGACGTGTTCTTCTCCCCCTCCCTCGGCAGCGTCACCGTCGACGGGTCGGCCCCGGTGAAGCTCGGCACGGGCGACTCCGCCACGGTCTCGGGCAGCGTCACCGCCGCGGCGGCCGCTCCCGAGGGGCGTGAGTTCTTCGGCCAGGTCCAGCTGGTCAACGCGCGCGGCACGGTCGCGGGCGTGGGCAGCGTGAAGATCGACAAGGTTCTGCCTTAG
- a CDS encoding aspartate-semialdehyde dehydrogenase, with protein MRVGIVGATGQVGTVMRRILKERNFPVTELRLFASARSAGSQLDGVTVEDAATADYTGLDIVLFSAGGATSKALAEKVASQGAVVIDNSSAWRKHPEVPLVVSEVNPHAIKDRPKGIIANPNCTTMAAMPVLRPLHDEAGLEALVVATYQAVSGSGLAGVAELHGQTQKVVADAEKLTHDGEAVDFPEPGVYKRPIAFNVLPFAGNLVDDGLNETDEEQKLRNESRKILEIPGLKVSGTCVRVPVFSGHSLQVNARFARPISPERATELLADAPGVVVTDIPTPLQAAGKDPSYVGRIRRDETVDNGLALFVSNDNLRKGAALNAIQIAELVAAELKG; from the coding sequence GTGAGGGTCGGAATCGTCGGAGCCACCGGACAGGTGGGCACGGTCATGCGCAGGATCCTCAAGGAGCGGAACTTCCCGGTCACCGAGCTGCGCCTGTTCGCCTCGGCCCGCTCCGCCGGGTCGCAGCTGGACGGCGTGACGGTGGAGGACGCAGCGACCGCGGACTACACCGGCCTGGACATCGTCCTGTTCTCCGCGGGCGGTGCCACGTCCAAGGCGCTGGCCGAGAAGGTCGCCTCCCAGGGCGCCGTCGTGATCGACAACTCCTCCGCGTGGCGCAAGCACCCGGAGGTCCCCCTGGTCGTCTCCGAGGTCAACCCGCACGCGATCAAGGACCGCCCCAAGGGCATCATCGCGAACCCGAACTGCACGACCATGGCCGCGATGCCGGTCCTGCGTCCGCTGCACGACGAGGCGGGCCTGGAAGCCCTGGTCGTCGCCACGTACCAGGCGGTCTCCGGCTCGGGCCTCGCCGGCGTCGCCGAGCTGCACGGCCAGACGCAGAAGGTCGTCGCCGACGCCGAGAAGCTCACCCATGACGGTGAAGCGGTCGACTTCCCCGAGCCGGGCGTCTACAAGCGCCCCATCGCCTTCAACGTGCTGCCCTTCGCGGGCAACCTCGTCGACGACGGCCTGAACGAGACCGACGAGGAGCAGAAGCTCCGCAACGAGTCCCGCAAGATCCTGGAGATCCCCGGGCTGAAGGTCTCCGGCACCTGCGTGCGCGTCCCGGTCTTCTCCGGCCACTCCCTCCAGGTCAACGCCCGCTTCGCCCGGCCGATCAGCCCCGAGCGCGCGACGGAGCTGCTGGCGGACGCCCCGGGCGTCGTCGTCACCGACATCCCCACCCCCCTCCAGGCCGCCGGCAAGGACCCGTCCTACGTCGGCCGCATCCGCCGCGACGAGACGGTGGACAACGGCCTGGCCCTCTTCGTCTCCAACGACAACCTCCGCAAGGGCGCGGCCCTGAACGCGATCCAGATCGCGGAGCTGGTGGCGGCGGAGCTGAAGGGCTAG
- a CDS encoding EamA family transporter: MALSRPALITLTALAPVSWGTTYAVTTEFLPPDRPLFTALVRALPAGLLLLALARVLPRGAWWWKAAVLGALNIGAFFPLLFLSAYRLPGGLAAVVGSAGPLFVAGLSALLLGQRPSARTLATGAVAAFGVSLVVLRAAGALDTLGLLAAVASTASMSTGTVLTQRWGRPEGVGPLALTGWQLTAGGLLIAPLAFLAEGAPPALDGRAVGGYLYLAVANTALAYWLWFRGIGRMTATQVTFLGPLSPLTAAVVGWAALGQALTPLQLVGMGLAFGATVAGQFVTRPSRTVGVTGRDVHTGATDVRDAAVRR; encoded by the coding sequence ATGGCCCTCTCCCGCCCGGCCCTCATCACCCTCACCGCCCTCGCGCCCGTCTCCTGGGGCACGACCTACGCCGTCACCACCGAGTTCCTCCCGCCCGACCGTCCCCTGTTCACCGCCCTGGTGCGCGCCCTGCCCGCCGGCCTGCTGCTGCTCGCCCTCGCCCGGGTGCTGCCGCGCGGTGCCTGGTGGTGGAAGGCGGCGGTGCTCGGCGCGCTGAACATCGGCGCCTTCTTCCCGCTGCTGTTCCTCTCCGCGTACCGGCTGCCCGGCGGTCTGGCGGCGGTCGTCGGCTCCGCGGGGCCGCTGTTCGTGGCGGGCCTCTCGGCGCTGCTGCTCGGGCAGCGGCCCTCGGCGCGCACGCTGGCGACCGGGGCCGTGGCCGCGTTCGGCGTCAGCCTCGTCGTGCTGCGGGCGGCCGGGGCGCTGGACACGCTCGGTCTGCTGGCGGCCGTCGCCTCCACGGCGTCCATGTCGACCGGCACCGTGCTCACCCAGCGCTGGGGCCGCCCCGAGGGGGTCGGGCCGCTGGCGCTGACCGGCTGGCAGCTGACCGCGGGCGGCCTGCTCATCGCGCCGCTCGCCTTCCTGGCCGAGGGCGCCCCGCCGGCGCTGGACGGCCGGGCGGTCGGCGGCTATCTGTACCTCGCCGTCGCGAACACGGCCCTCGCGTACTGGCTGTGGTTCCGCGGCATCGGCCGCATGACCGCCACCCAGGTCACCTTCCTCGGGCCGCTCTCCCCGCTGACCGCGGCCGTCGTCGGCTGGGCGGCGCTCGGGCAGGCGCTGACGCCGCTCCAGCTGGTCGGCATGGGGCTGGCCTTCGGGGCGACGGTGGCGGGGCAGTTCGTCACCCGGCCGTCGCGAACCGTCGGCGTCACCGGGAGGGACGTCCACACCGGGGCGACGGACGTGCGGGACGCGGCGGTGCGGCGATAG